The following are from one region of the Mangifera indica cultivar Alphonso chromosome 14, CATAS_Mindica_2.1, whole genome shotgun sequence genome:
- the LOC123196406 gene encoding magnesium transporter MRS2-I-like isoform X1, with translation MALVDQATLKKKTAVSRSWILFDCKGQSTVLDVDKYVIMRRVQIHARDLRILDPMLSYPSTILGRDKVIVLNLEHIKAIITSEEVLVRDPMDNHVIPVVEQLQRRLAPDNLTSQGKGEEEEHPGVRNDYETGERNEFPFEFRALEVALEAICSFLDARTRELETDTYPALDELTSKISSRNLDRVRKLKSAMTRLTNRVQKVRDELEQLLDDDDDMADLYLSRKSAVASSPASDSGAPNWFPGSPTIGSKISRTSKTSAATTPEENDVEELEMLLEAYFMQIDGTLNKLSTLREYIDDTEDYINIQLDNHRNQLIQLELFLSSGTVCLTIYSLVAAIFGMNIPYTWKTEHGYVFKWVVIVTGIVCASLFSIIIFYARHKGLVES, from the exons atggcTCTTGTGGATCAAGCTACCTTGAAGAAGAAGACTGCGGTTTCCAGGAGCtggattttgtttgattgcaaagGACAAAGCACTGTTCTTGATGTTGACAAGTACGTTATTATGCGACGAGTTCAGATTCACGCTAGAGATCTTCGGATTCTCGATCCTATGTTATCCTATCCTTCGACCATTCTAGGAAGAGATAAAGTGATTGTTCTCAATTTGGAG cATATTAAAGCGATTATTACTTCAGAGGAG GTGTTAGTTAGAGATCCAATGGATAATCATGTGATTCCAGTTGTGGAGCAATTGCAAAGACGATTGGCTCCTGATAATCTAACGAGCCAAGGCAAAGGAGAAGAGGAAGAGCATCCTGGAGTGAGAAATGATTATGAAACTGGTGAAAGGAATG AATTTCCATTTGAATTTCGTGCATTAGAAGTTGCTTTAGAAGCTATTTGTAGTTTTCTTGATGCACGTACCAGAGAACTCGAGACCGATACTTATCCTGCTCTGGATGAGTTGACCTCCAAG ATTAGCAGTCGTAATTTGGATCGGGTGCGTAAGTTGAAAAGCGCAATGACAAGGTTAACTAACCGGGTTCAAAAG GTCAGGGATGAACTTGAACAACttctagatgatgatgatgatatggCAGACCTTTACTTGTCAAGAAAATCGGCTGTAGCATCTTCACCTGCCAGTGACTCTGGCGCTCCCAATTGGTTTCCTGGATCTCCAACTATTGGTTCAAAAATATCCAGAACAAGTAAAACTAGTGCAGCAACAACTCCAGAGGAGAATGACGTGGAGGAACTTGAAATGCTGCTTGAG GCTTACTTTATGCAAATCGATGGCACCCTGAACAAATTATCCACG CTGCGTGAATACATAGATGATACTGAGGATTACATAAACATTCAG CTTGATAATCATCGAAATCAGCTGATTCAG TTAGAGCTCTTCCTAAGTTCTGGGACTGTTTGCTTGACTATATATTCTTTGGTGGCTGCAATATTTGGCATGAACATCCCCTATACATGGAAGACTGAACATGGATATGTATTTAAATGG GTGGTCATCGTCACCGGTATAGTTTGTGCATCCCTTTTCTCAATAATAATCTTCTATGCTCGGCACAAAGGTCTTGTCGAGTCTTGA
- the LOC123196406 gene encoding magnesium transporter MRS2-I-like isoform X2, with amino-acid sequence MALVDQATLKKKTAVSRSWILFDCKGQSTVLDVDKYVIMRRVQIHARDLRILDPMLSYPSTILGRDKVIVLNLEHIKAIITSEEVLVRDPMDNHVIPVVEQLQRRLAPDNLTSQGKGEEEEHPGVRNDYETGERNEFPFEFRALEVALEAICSFLDARTRELETDTYPALDELTSKVRDELEQLLDDDDDMADLYLSRKSAVASSPASDSGAPNWFPGSPTIGSKISRTSKTSAATTPEENDVEELEMLLEAYFMQIDGTLNKLSTLREYIDDTEDYINIQLDNHRNQLIQLELFLSSGTVCLTIYSLVAAIFGMNIPYTWKTEHGYVFKWVVIVTGIVCASLFSIIIFYARHKGLVES; translated from the exons atggcTCTTGTGGATCAAGCTACCTTGAAGAAGAAGACTGCGGTTTCCAGGAGCtggattttgtttgattgcaaagGACAAAGCACTGTTCTTGATGTTGACAAGTACGTTATTATGCGACGAGTTCAGATTCACGCTAGAGATCTTCGGATTCTCGATCCTATGTTATCCTATCCTTCGACCATTCTAGGAAGAGATAAAGTGATTGTTCTCAATTTGGAG cATATTAAAGCGATTATTACTTCAGAGGAG GTGTTAGTTAGAGATCCAATGGATAATCATGTGATTCCAGTTGTGGAGCAATTGCAAAGACGATTGGCTCCTGATAATCTAACGAGCCAAGGCAAAGGAGAAGAGGAAGAGCATCCTGGAGTGAGAAATGATTATGAAACTGGTGAAAGGAATG AATTTCCATTTGAATTTCGTGCATTAGAAGTTGCTTTAGAAGCTATTTGTAGTTTTCTTGATGCACGTACCAGAGAACTCGAGACCGATACTTATCCTGCTCTGGATGAGTTGACCTCCAAG GTCAGGGATGAACTTGAACAACttctagatgatgatgatgatatggCAGACCTTTACTTGTCAAGAAAATCGGCTGTAGCATCTTCACCTGCCAGTGACTCTGGCGCTCCCAATTGGTTTCCTGGATCTCCAACTATTGGTTCAAAAATATCCAGAACAAGTAAAACTAGTGCAGCAACAACTCCAGAGGAGAATGACGTGGAGGAACTTGAAATGCTGCTTGAG GCTTACTTTATGCAAATCGATGGCACCCTGAACAAATTATCCACG CTGCGTGAATACATAGATGATACTGAGGATTACATAAACATTCAG CTTGATAATCATCGAAATCAGCTGATTCAG TTAGAGCTCTTCCTAAGTTCTGGGACTGTTTGCTTGACTATATATTCTTTGGTGGCTGCAATATTTGGCATGAACATCCCCTATACATGGAAGACTGAACATGGATATGTATTTAAATGG GTGGTCATCGTCACCGGTATAGTTTGTGCATCCCTTTTCTCAATAATAATCTTCTATGCTCGGCACAAAGGTCTTGTCGAGTCTTGA
- the LOC123196407 gene encoding E3 ubiquitin protein ligase DRIP2-like isoform X1, protein MRWAGSGVATCVVELREMANNLVVKVKRETIAACMTCPLCNKLLRDATTITECLHSFCRKCINKKFADEELENCPVCDIPLGAVPSEKLRQDHSLQDVRAKIFPLKRRKVRAPEAVPSVSLPVRRKERSLSSLVVSAPRVSAQTTMTRRRTNAAARKAAALRGSSISMEKPLKKEEDCMEDHRDGSSSPKTPYKQSQNGRQSSSSAHPGESIPKKEMENDAGKCDAKSDLWKPLNFLVEVASRSRSFKSNSQGSDAKLEPANVHDNEIQGHKAKTKEDKLKSKVEDKTHSNDPTPSETGNPKKLRRIRRKTAAAFGDSNISPQSVLEANGAKYERRSGPIWFSLVASKVQEGGLPLPQIPASYLRIKDGKVPVSFIQKYLMKKLDLTNESEVEIKCMGESVIPTLELYNLVDLWLQTASTPEKVAAKIGSSAKDFVMVLTYSRKVHSSFD, encoded by the exons ATGCGTTGGGCTG GGAGTGGTGTGGCCACGTGTGTTGTTGAGTTGAGAGAAATGGCGAACAATCTGGTGGTGAAAGTGAAGCGAGAAACGATTGCAGCATGCATGACTTGTCCTTTGTGTAATAAACTCCTCAGAGATGCCACCACCATCACCGAGTGCCTTCATTCTT TTTGCAGAAAgtgcataaataaaaaattcgcGGATGAGGAGTTGGAAAACTGTCCAGTATGTGATATCCCTCTGGGTGCTGTACCTTCGGAAAAATTGAG GCAAGACCATAGTTTGCAAGATGTGAGGGCCAAGATATTTCCTCTCAAAAGAAGAAAGGTGAGGGCGCCTGAAGCTGTGCCCTCGGTTTCGTTACCAGTCAGAAGAAAGGAAAGGTCACTCTCATCCTTGGTTGTCAGTGCACCCAGAGTATCAGCACAGACTACTATGACCAGGAGAAGAACAAATGCTGCTGCAAGAAAGGCTGCTGCTTTGCGGGGTTCAAGTATTTCAATGGAGAAACCTCTTAAGAAGGAGGAAGACTGTATGGAGGATCATCGAGATGGGTCAAGCTCACCCAAAACTCCTTATAAGCAATCTCAGAATGGAAGACAG AGTTCTTCCTCTGCTCACCCTGGTGAATCCATACCGAAAAAAGAAATGGAGAATGATGCTGGAAAATGTGATGCAAAATCGGATCTCTGGAAACCTTTAAACTTTTTGGTGGAAGTTGCAAGTAGAAGCAGGTCATTCAAGTCTAATTCACAAGGATCAGATGCTAAGTTAGAACCTGCAAATGTTCATGACAATGAAATTCAAGGGCATAAAGCCAAAACTAAGGAAGACAAATTGAAATCAAAAGTTGAGGACAAAACACATAGCAATGATCCTACCCCTTCAGAAACAGGAAATCCGAAAAAGTTGCGAAGAATCCGTCGAAAAACAGCAGCTGCTTTTGGGGACTCAAATATTTCACCCCAATCTGTGTTGGAAGCCAATGGTGCAAAGTATGAGAGAAGAAGTGGTCCAATTTGGTTCTCCCTAGTTGCTTCTAAAGTCCA GGAAGGAGGCCTACCCTTGCCACAGATTCCAGCCAGTTACTTGAGAATAAa GGATGGAAAAGTACCTGTTTCTTTTATCCAGAAGTACTTGATGAAGAAACTAGATCTCACTAATGAATCTGAG GTTGAGATAAAATGCATGGGAGAATCAGTGATCCCCACTTTGGAACTGTATAATTTAGTTGATCTGTGGTTGCAAACAGCATCAACACCAGAAAAAGTAGCAGCAAAGATTGGTTCCTCTGCCAAAGATTTTGTTATGGTACTCACATATTCTCGAAAGGTCCACAGTAGCTTCGACTGA
- the LOC123196407 gene encoding E3 ubiquitin protein ligase DRIP2-like isoform X2 produces the protein MANNLVVKVKRETIAACMTCPLCNKLLRDATTITECLHSFCRKCINKKFADEELENCPVCDIPLGAVPSEKLRQDHSLQDVRAKIFPLKRRKVRAPEAVPSVSLPVRRKERSLSSLVVSAPRVSAQTTMTRRRTNAAARKAAALRGSSISMEKPLKKEEDCMEDHRDGSSSPKTPYKQSQNGRQSSSSAHPGESIPKKEMENDAGKCDAKSDLWKPLNFLVEVASRSRSFKSNSQGSDAKLEPANVHDNEIQGHKAKTKEDKLKSKVEDKTHSNDPTPSETGNPKKLRRIRRKTAAAFGDSNISPQSVLEANGAKYERRSGPIWFSLVASKVQEGGLPLPQIPASYLRIKDGKVPVSFIQKYLMKKLDLTNESEVEIKCMGESVIPTLELYNLVDLWLQTASTPEKVAAKIGSSAKDFVMVLTYSRKVHSSFD, from the exons ATGGCGAACAATCTGGTGGTGAAAGTGAAGCGAGAAACGATTGCAGCATGCATGACTTGTCCTTTGTGTAATAAACTCCTCAGAGATGCCACCACCATCACCGAGTGCCTTCATTCTT TTTGCAGAAAgtgcataaataaaaaattcgcGGATGAGGAGTTGGAAAACTGTCCAGTATGTGATATCCCTCTGGGTGCTGTACCTTCGGAAAAATTGAG GCAAGACCATAGTTTGCAAGATGTGAGGGCCAAGATATTTCCTCTCAAAAGAAGAAAGGTGAGGGCGCCTGAAGCTGTGCCCTCGGTTTCGTTACCAGTCAGAAGAAAGGAAAGGTCACTCTCATCCTTGGTTGTCAGTGCACCCAGAGTATCAGCACAGACTACTATGACCAGGAGAAGAACAAATGCTGCTGCAAGAAAGGCTGCTGCTTTGCGGGGTTCAAGTATTTCAATGGAGAAACCTCTTAAGAAGGAGGAAGACTGTATGGAGGATCATCGAGATGGGTCAAGCTCACCCAAAACTCCTTATAAGCAATCTCAGAATGGAAGACAG AGTTCTTCCTCTGCTCACCCTGGTGAATCCATACCGAAAAAAGAAATGGAGAATGATGCTGGAAAATGTGATGCAAAATCGGATCTCTGGAAACCTTTAAACTTTTTGGTGGAAGTTGCAAGTAGAAGCAGGTCATTCAAGTCTAATTCACAAGGATCAGATGCTAAGTTAGAACCTGCAAATGTTCATGACAATGAAATTCAAGGGCATAAAGCCAAAACTAAGGAAGACAAATTGAAATCAAAAGTTGAGGACAAAACACATAGCAATGATCCTACCCCTTCAGAAACAGGAAATCCGAAAAAGTTGCGAAGAATCCGTCGAAAAACAGCAGCTGCTTTTGGGGACTCAAATATTTCACCCCAATCTGTGTTGGAAGCCAATGGTGCAAAGTATGAGAGAAGAAGTGGTCCAATTTGGTTCTCCCTAGTTGCTTCTAAAGTCCA GGAAGGAGGCCTACCCTTGCCACAGATTCCAGCCAGTTACTTGAGAATAAa GGATGGAAAAGTACCTGTTTCTTTTATCCAGAAGTACTTGATGAAGAAACTAGATCTCACTAATGAATCTGAG GTTGAGATAAAATGCATGGGAGAATCAGTGATCCCCACTTTGGAACTGTATAATTTAGTTGATCTGTGGTTGCAAACAGCATCAACACCAGAAAAAGTAGCAGCAAAGATTGGTTCCTCTGCCAAAGATTTTGTTATGGTACTCACATATTCTCGAAAGGTCCACAGTAGCTTCGACTGA
- the LOC123195804 gene encoding PRA1 family protein F2-like has translation MTSQSTHYYDSLPSSSSPPSSSGAFLSRARDTTLSAYSTRRPWPQFFDLHSFSRPYSFGEATIRLKRNLSYFRINYAMVILVILFLSLLWHPVSMIIFLIVFVAWFFLYFFRNEPLVIFNRQVDDRVVLGVLSIVTILALVFTHVWLNVLVSLLIGAFLVCLHAALRGTEDLYYDEGDGAGNGMFSVVGSPVGVGFSRV, from the coding sequence ATGACTTCTCAATCCACACACTACTACGATTCCCTCCCCTCCAGCTCTTCCCCACCCTCCTCCTCTGGCGCCTTCCTCTCACGCGCCAGAGATACCACCCTCTCTGCCTATTCCACCCGCCGCCCATGGCCTCAATTCTTCGACCTCCACTCCTTCAGCCGCCCCTACTCCTTTGGCGAAGCTACCATCCGCCTTAAACGAAACCTATCCTACTTTCGTATTAATTACGCTATGGTTATTCTCGTTATCCTCTTCCTCAGCCTCTTGTGGCACCCCGTTTCgatgatcatatttttaatCGTCTTCGTCGCCTGgttttttctttacttctttCGAAATGAGCCGTTGGTGATTTTCAACCGTCAGGTGGATGATCGCGTGGTTTTGGGAGTTCTTTCTATTGTGACCATTTTGGCGTTGGTTTTCACGCACGTGTGGTTGAACGTTTTGGTTTCGCTGTTGATTGGGGCCTTTTTGGTGTGTCTGCACGCCGCGTTGCGAGGGACCGAGGATTTGTATTACGATGAAGGAGATGGTGCTGGTAATGGGATGTTTTCTGTTGTCGGAAGCCCCGTCGGAGTTGGCTTCAGCCGCGTTTAG